One part of the Anaeromyxobacter sp. Fw109-5 genome encodes these proteins:
- a CDS encoding (Fe-S)-binding protein, translated as MATSDEALIATQRTAARDASGVPAEDRGTGRSGGAPERARNPADDCVHCGFCLPVCPTWQSWQEEMDSPRGRIDLYRALEDGRIAMSPIVAEHFDRCLGCMACLTACPSGVRYDHVIEAARARVERDLRRGAGDRLHRSAVFALFPRPGRLRAAGFLLWAWRATGLRRLARRLGLLRFSRRLAALEALAPPVSLRELLARVPARTPARGARRLRAGLVTGCVQRVFFPGVNAATVRVLAAEGVEVVAPRGQGCCGALSLHAGRDAEARRLTRALIERFEREAIDVVVVNAAGCGSHLKDVGALFEHDPEFGPRARAFAARVKDVTELLAALPARARRAAVRARVAYHSPCHLGHAQRVNEPPRALLRSIPELELVEIPDGEQCCGSAGVYNLVEPESAVEIGRRKADAVLSTRAALLASANPGCSLHIRRMLAERDVDLPAAHPIELLDRAIRAAEEEDAARQGVAAPARPS; from the coding sequence ATGGCGACCAGCGACGAGGCGCTCATCGCCACGCAGCGGACGGCGGCCCGGGACGCGAGCGGCGTCCCCGCCGAGGACCGCGGCACCGGCCGCAGCGGCGGCGCGCCGGAGCGCGCGCGCAACCCCGCCGACGACTGCGTCCACTGCGGCTTCTGCCTCCCGGTGTGCCCGACCTGGCAGAGCTGGCAGGAGGAGATGGACTCGCCGCGCGGCCGCATCGACCTGTACCGCGCGCTCGAGGACGGCCGCATCGCCATGTCGCCCATCGTCGCCGAGCACTTCGACCGCTGCCTCGGCTGCATGGCCTGCCTGACCGCGTGCCCGTCCGGCGTGCGCTACGATCACGTCATCGAGGCGGCGCGTGCGCGGGTCGAGCGCGACCTGCGGCGCGGAGCCGGGGACCGGCTGCATCGCTCGGCGGTGTTCGCGCTCTTCCCACGACCCGGGCGGCTGCGCGCGGCCGGGTTCCTGCTGTGGGCCTGGCGCGCGACCGGCCTGCGCCGGCTCGCGCGGCGGCTCGGGCTGCTGCGCTTCTCCCGCCGGCTCGCCGCGCTCGAGGCGCTCGCGCCGCCGGTCTCGCTCCGCGAGCTCCTCGCCCGCGTGCCCGCGCGGACGCCGGCGCGGGGCGCGCGGCGGCTGCGCGCCGGGCTCGTCACCGGCTGCGTCCAGCGGGTCTTCTTCCCCGGCGTGAACGCGGCGACCGTGCGAGTGCTCGCCGCCGAGGGCGTGGAGGTGGTCGCGCCCCGCGGCCAGGGCTGCTGCGGCGCGCTCTCGCTGCACGCCGGGCGGGACGCCGAGGCGCGCCGGCTGACGCGCGCGCTCATCGAGCGCTTCGAGCGCGAGGCGATCGACGTGGTCGTGGTGAACGCGGCCGGCTGCGGCTCGCACCTCAAGGACGTGGGGGCGCTCTTCGAGCACGATCCGGAGTTCGGCCCGCGCGCCCGCGCCTTCGCCGCCCGCGTGAAGGACGTGACGGAGCTGCTCGCCGCGCTGCCGGCCCGCGCTCGCCGCGCCGCCGTGCGCGCGCGCGTCGCGTACCACTCCCCCTGCCACCTCGGCCACGCCCAGCGCGTGAACGAGCCGCCGAGGGCGCTGCTACGGTCCATCCCCGAGCTCGAGCTCGTGGAGATCCCCGACGGCGAGCAGTGCTGCGGCTCCGCGGGCGTCTACAACCTCGTGGAGCCCGAGTCGGCGGTCGAGATCGGCCGCCGGAAGGCGGACGCGGTGCTCTCCACGCGCGCGGCGCTGCTCGCGAGCGCCAACCCCGGCTGCTCGCTCCACATCCGGCGCATGCTCGCCGAGCGGGACGTCGACCTCCCCGCGGCGCACCCGATCGAGCTGCTGGACCGCGCCATCCGCGCCGCCGAGGAGGAGGACGCCGCGCGCCAGGGTGTGGCCGCGCCGGCGCGCCCGTCGTAG
- a CDS encoding GAF domain-containing protein — protein MIRLEELGPCFQGVVPAQIATCSRDGEPNVTYLSHVHHLDARHVALSCQFFNKTRRNVDENPLASVVVWHPLSFEAYRLRLRFDHAETEGPLFETMAARIQVIASHTGMAGVFALRSADVYEVLSIEHVQGLLAATAAEEPAPALPAGPLTELRGLQLVSDRIARAADLRTLLAEALEALDALFGFSHAMVLVPSEAGRLVTVASRGYGVSGLGASVRVGEGIIGCVAQRRRLVRVAKVGSELRYGRAIRERAAACGDGGALHPELPLPGLADAQAQLALPLLAGDRLLGVLAFESRDPLRFDDWDEAFLGVVGNLIAMGMDRVRRPAVEREAPRDGPAPARTRVFCYYRNDDCVFVDGEYLVRNVPGKILWKLLALNRSEGRNEFTNRELRLDPGLGLPPLKDNLESRLILLRRRLQEKCPEVRLVPVCRGRFALKLDCAVALVEKECG, from the coding sequence ATGATCCGGCTCGAGGAGCTCGGCCCGTGCTTCCAAGGCGTCGTCCCGGCGCAGATCGCGACGTGCAGCCGCGACGGAGAGCCGAACGTCACGTACCTCTCGCACGTCCACCACCTGGACGCTCGCCACGTGGCGCTCTCCTGCCAGTTCTTCAACAAGACGAGGCGCAACGTCGACGAGAACCCGCTCGCCTCGGTGGTCGTGTGGCATCCGCTCAGCTTCGAGGCGTACCGGCTGCGGCTCCGCTTCGACCACGCGGAGACCGAGGGGCCGCTCTTCGAGACGATGGCGGCGCGGATCCAGGTGATCGCCTCGCACACCGGCATGGCGGGAGTCTTCGCGCTCCGCTCCGCCGACGTGTACGAGGTGCTCTCGATCGAGCACGTGCAGGGGCTGCTGGCGGCCACCGCGGCGGAGGAGCCGGCCCCCGCGCTGCCCGCGGGCCCGCTCACGGAGCTGCGCGGGCTGCAGCTCGTGTCGGACCGGATCGCCCGCGCGGCGGACCTCCGGACGCTCCTCGCGGAGGCCCTCGAGGCGCTCGACGCGCTGTTCGGGTTCTCCCACGCGATGGTGCTCGTGCCCTCCGAGGCGGGACGGCTCGTGACCGTCGCGAGCCGGGGCTACGGCGTCTCCGGCCTGGGCGCGTCGGTGCGGGTGGGGGAGGGGATCATCGGCTGCGTCGCCCAGCGGCGGCGGCTGGTCCGGGTGGCGAAGGTCGGCTCGGAGCTGCGCTACGGCCGCGCGATCCGCGAGCGGGCGGCGGCCTGCGGGGACGGCGGCGCGCTCCACCCCGAGCTTCCGCTCCCCGGGCTCGCGGACGCGCAGGCGCAGCTCGCGCTCCCGCTCCTCGCAGGCGATCGGCTCCTCGGCGTCCTCGCGTTCGAGAGCCGGGATCCGCTCCGCTTCGACGACTGGGACGAGGCGTTCCTCGGGGTGGTCGGGAACCTCATCGCCATGGGCATGGACCGCGTGCGGCGCCCCGCCGTCGAGCGGGAGGCGCCGCGGGACGGCCCCGCCCCGGCGCGCACCCGCGTCTTCTGCTACTACCGGAACGACGACTGCGTGTTCGTGGACGGGGAGTACCTCGTCCGCAACGTGCCGGGGAAGATCCTCTGGAAGCTGCTCGCGCTGAACCGGAGCGAGGGCCGCAACGAGTTCACGAACCGCGAGCTGCGCCTCGACCCGGGGCTCGGGCTGCCCCCCCTGAAGGACAACCTGGAGAGCCGGCTCATCCTCTTGCGCCGGCGTCTCCAGGAGAAGTGTCCGGAGGTGCGGCTCGTGCCGGTGTGCCGCGGCCGCTTCGCCCTGAAGCTCGACTGTGCCGTGGCGCTCGTCGAGAAGGAGTGCGGGTGA
- a CDS encoding serine/threonine-protein kinase yields MTREETLQLALPPSPAAAPAEAAGAAGIRPGYLLDGRYLLQALLGEGGMSSVWRAEHVRIGRPVAVKILRSEVAAHGARDAERFRREARIAVRLSSPHVVDVLDFGETADGALYLVMELLPGESLRERLRREERLPPERVVELLRQLLAGLDAAHRAGIVHRDLKPDNLWLVPLPDGGERLKILDFGIAKLQEPAQVAEPTQVGLVVGTPQFLSPEQAVGGEVDHRADLYSAGILAWLLVTGRHPFPTLDPRTLLRAHAYDPVPSPVGELPSLQEHPALLRFIACATEKDRTVRAQSAAELLAVLEGRTRPPPPARLPALRSLPDALLGALRARRPGPVHAAAALAIVAAAALAWAALRPPLESLISSGRLADAEDRIAALAARRGAGDPEVQYLRGLLEAAYAEHDAPERLPHAFISWSRALAAGSADALAALRREAASPRCDRRRLAARALGDSRAPAALEALRELAASEPATPEPSGALARVLRDVDQRCGAGDLARRAIRELEPPRG; encoded by the coding sequence GTGACCCGAGAGGAGACGCTCCAGCTCGCGCTGCCTCCGTCCCCCGCGGCCGCGCCCGCCGAAGCGGCCGGAGCTGCGGGGATCCGCCCCGGATACCTGCTGGACGGGCGCTACCTGCTGCAGGCGCTGCTCGGCGAGGGCGGCATGTCGAGCGTCTGGCGCGCCGAGCACGTGCGCATCGGTCGCCCGGTGGCGGTGAAGATCCTGCGCTCCGAGGTGGCGGCGCACGGCGCGCGCGACGCGGAGCGCTTCCGGCGCGAGGCCCGGATCGCCGTGCGCCTGTCGTCGCCGCACGTGGTGGACGTGCTGGACTTCGGGGAGACCGCGGACGGCGCGCTGTACCTGGTGATGGAGCTCCTCCCCGGGGAATCGCTGCGCGAGCGGCTGCGCCGCGAGGAGCGGCTGCCGCCCGAGCGCGTCGTCGAGCTGTTGCGCCAGCTGCTCGCCGGCCTCGACGCGGCGCACCGGGCAGGCATCGTCCACCGCGACCTGAAGCCGGACAACCTCTGGCTCGTCCCCCTGCCCGACGGCGGAGAGCGGCTGAAGATCCTGGACTTCGGCATCGCGAAGCTCCAGGAGCCCGCTCAGGTCGCGGAGCCGACGCAGGTGGGGCTCGTCGTCGGAACGCCGCAGTTCCTCTCGCCCGAGCAGGCGGTCGGGGGCGAGGTGGACCACCGCGCCGATCTCTACAGCGCAGGCATCCTCGCGTGGCTGCTCGTCACGGGGCGTCACCCGTTCCCCACGCTCGATCCGCGCACGCTGCTGCGGGCCCACGCCTACGACCCGGTCCCGTCCCCCGTCGGCGAGCTGCCCTCGCTCCAGGAGCACCCCGCGCTCCTGCGCTTCATCGCGTGCGCCACGGAGAAGGACCGGACCGTGCGCGCGCAGAGCGCCGCCGAGCTGCTCGCCGTCCTCGAGGGGCGGACGCGTCCGCCGCCCCCCGCCCGCCTCCCGGCGCTGCGCTCCCTCCCGGACGCGCTGCTCGGCGCGCTGCGCGCGCGCCGGCCGGGACCGGTGCACGCGGCGGCCGCCCTCGCGATCGTCGCCGCCGCCGCCCTCGCCTGGGCGGCCCTCCGGCCGCCGCTGGAGTCCCTCATCTCCTCCGGGCGCCTCGCGGACGCGGAGGACCGCATCGCCGCCCTCGCCGCGCGCCGCGGGGCGGGAGATCCGGAGGTGCAGTACCTCCGCGGCCTCCTCGAGGCGGCGTACGCAGAGCACGACGCGCCCGAGCGGCTGCCCCACGCCTTCATCTCGTGGTCCCGCGCCCTCGCCGCCGGAAGCGCCGACGCGCTCGCCGCGCTCCGCCGCGAGGCAGCCTCCCCGCGCTGCGATCGGCGGCGCCTCGCCGCGCGCGCGCTCGGCGACTCCAGGGCGCCCGCCGCGCTCGAGGCCCTTCGCGAGCTGGCCGCGTCGGAGCCAGCCACGCCGGAGCCGTCCGGCGCGCTCGCCCGCGTGCTCCGCGACGTCGACCAGCGCTGCGGGGCGGGCGACCTCGCGCGCCGCGCCATCCGCGAGCTCGAGCCTCCTCGCGGTTGA
- a CDS encoding TRAP transporter substrate-binding protein has protein sequence MKKNAKSAQSETKVPSRRDFLRKAALGAAGAAVAAGPTIHVAQAPTTLRFQSTWPTKDIFHEYALDFAKKVNEMSGGRLKIEVLPAGAVVKAFDLLDAVAKGTLDGGHGVVAYWYGKNTALALWGSGPEFGMDPNMLLAWHYYGGGKDLIDEVYKSLNLDVVSMLYGPMPTQPLGWFKKPVAKVDDMKGLKFRTVGLSIDIFTGLGAAVNALPGAEIVPAMDRGLLDAAEFNNASSDRALGFPDVSKVCMLQSFHQCSEQFEILFNGTKYKALPQDLRNIIAYAVQASSADMSWKAIDRYSTDYMEMQQKQGVKFYKTPDAILKRQLEIWNDVMEKRSSENPMFKKVLESQRKFAQRAARWQNDTNVDFRMAYNHFFGKKQGAAKKG, from the coding sequence ATGAAGAAGAACGCGAAGAGCGCGCAGTCCGAGACGAAGGTGCCTTCCCGCCGTGACTTCCTGCGCAAGGCGGCCCTGGGCGCCGCCGGCGCCGCGGTCGCCGCAGGTCCCACCATCCACGTGGCGCAGGCCCCGACCACGCTGCGCTTCCAGAGCACCTGGCCCACGAAGGACATCTTCCACGAGTACGCCCTCGACTTCGCCAAGAAGGTGAACGAGATGTCGGGCGGCCGCCTCAAGATCGAGGTGCTGCCGGCCGGCGCGGTCGTGAAGGCGTTCGACCTGCTCGACGCGGTGGCGAAGGGGACGCTCGACGGAGGCCACGGCGTCGTCGCCTACTGGTACGGCAAGAACACCGCCCTCGCGCTGTGGGGCTCGGGCCCGGAGTTCGGGATGGATCCCAACATGCTGCTCGCCTGGCACTACTACGGCGGCGGCAAGGACCTCATCGACGAGGTCTACAAGTCGCTGAACCTCGACGTCGTCTCCATGCTGTACGGGCCGATGCCCACGCAGCCGCTCGGCTGGTTCAAGAAGCCGGTCGCGAAGGTCGACGACATGAAGGGGCTCAAGTTCCGCACCGTCGGCCTGTCCATCGACATCTTCACGGGCCTGGGCGCGGCGGTGAACGCGCTGCCGGGCGCGGAGATCGTGCCGGCGATGGACCGCGGACTCCTCGACGCCGCCGAGTTCAACAACGCGTCGTCGGACCGCGCCCTCGGGTTCCCCGACGTCTCCAAGGTCTGCATGCTCCAGAGCTTCCACCAGTGCTCGGAGCAGTTCGAGATCCTCTTCAACGGCACCAAGTACAAGGCGCTGCCGCAGGACCTCCGCAACATCATCGCCTACGCGGTCCAGGCCTCGTCCGCGGACATGTCGTGGAAGGCGATCGATCGCTACTCCACCGACTACATGGAGATGCAGCAGAAGCAGGGGGTGAAGTTCTACAAGACCCCCGACGCGATCCTGAAGCGGCAGCTCGAGATCTGGAACGACGTGATGGAGAAGCGGTCCAGCGAGAACCCGATGTTCAAGAAGGTCCTCGAGTCGCAGCGCAAGTTCGCGCAGCGCGCCGCGCGCTGGCAGAACGACACGAACGTCGACTTCCGCATGGCCTACAACCACTTCTTCGGCAAGAAGCAGGGCGCCGCGAAGAAGGGCTAG
- a CDS encoding TRAP transporter large permease subunit, producing MRKELLFGFTIMGLIVLATVIIMPAPSQMTQGHLGLLMLSLVVVAIMLGFPTAFTLMGMGVLFAWLAYRWVNPDIAVQQTLDLMVQRTYATMTNDVLIAVPLFVFMGYMVERANLIEKLFKSLHLSMSFIPGSLAVATLATCALFATATGIVGAVVTLMGLLALPAMLRSGYDIKLSAGAITAGGCLGILIPPSVMLILYGATAGVSVVQLYAGAFFPGLMLAGLYIGYVVVLAKLKPRLAPMPPEEERRVPLTAGAVALAGGEHRRAVPRLVSALVRPAPGDPPRRWVAGQLAVSALPAIFGAVAFLVVYEAVTRTVVIDTGGLEEIAETGGGADAFVYEGVEEPPAEEAAPAGGAEAPAVAEPPGVEEPPGAVAEPPGAEAPGGALKAETERAEGAQVETAPGRKPVPLAFWIALAAGVALLAFHYSIFTFERLEILKMLLTSFFPLTALILAVLGSIIFGWATPTEAAALGAAGAMLLTGAYRQFKWSVLKESVFLTAKTTAMVCWLFVGSSIFSAAFALLGGQAIIEHWVLGLNLTPLQFMLLAQAIIFLLGWPLEWTEIIVIFMPIFIPLLGHFNIDPLFFGLLVALNLQTAFLSPPVAMAAFYLKGVAPKHVTLNQIFAGMMPFMAIQVFAVLILYLFPAIGLWLPQVLYR from the coding sequence GTGAGGAAGGAGCTCCTGTTCGGCTTCACGATCATGGGGCTCATCGTCCTCGCGACGGTGATCATCATGCCGGCGCCCTCGCAGATGACGCAGGGCCACCTCGGGCTGCTGATGCTCTCGCTCGTGGTGGTCGCCATCATGCTGGGCTTCCCGACCGCCTTCACGCTCATGGGCATGGGCGTGCTCTTCGCGTGGCTCGCCTATCGATGGGTCAACCCGGACATCGCGGTCCAGCAGACGCTGGACCTCATGGTGCAGCGCACCTACGCGACGATGACGAACGACGTCCTCATCGCCGTGCCGCTGTTCGTGTTCATGGGCTACATGGTCGAGCGGGCGAACCTCATCGAGAAGCTCTTCAAGAGCCTGCACCTCTCGATGTCGTTCATCCCCGGCTCGCTCGCGGTCGCGACGCTGGCGACGTGCGCGCTGTTCGCCACCGCGACCGGCATCGTGGGGGCGGTCGTCACGCTCATGGGCCTGCTCGCGTTGCCGGCGATGCTGCGCTCCGGCTACGACATCAAGCTCTCGGCGGGCGCGATCACCGCCGGCGGCTGCCTGGGGATCCTCATCCCCCCCTCGGTCATGCTCATCCTGTACGGGGCGACCGCGGGCGTGTCGGTCGTCCAGCTCTACGCGGGCGCGTTCTTCCCCGGGCTCATGCTCGCGGGGCTCTACATAGGCTACGTGGTCGTCCTCGCCAAGCTGAAGCCGCGCCTCGCGCCGATGCCGCCCGAGGAGGAGCGGCGGGTGCCGCTCACCGCGGGCGCCGTCGCCCTCGCAGGCGGCGAGCACCGCCGGGCGGTGCCGCGGCTCGTCTCCGCCCTCGTCCGTCCGGCGCCCGGCGATCCGCCGCGCCGGTGGGTCGCCGGTCAGCTCGCCGTCTCGGCCCTGCCGGCGATCTTCGGCGCGGTCGCCTTCCTCGTCGTCTACGAGGCCGTCACCCGGACGGTCGTCATCGACACCGGCGGGCTGGAGGAGATCGCGGAGACGGGCGGCGGAGCCGACGCCTTCGTCTACGAGGGGGTCGAGGAGCCGCCCGCGGAGGAGGCCGCGCCCGCGGGCGGGGCCGAGGCGCCCGCGGTGGCCGAGCCTCCCGGCGTCGAGGAGCCGCCCGGCGCGGTCGCCGAGCCGCCCGGCGCGGAGGCGCCGGGCGGGGCGCTGAAGGCGGAGACGGAGCGGGCGGAGGGCGCGCAGGTCGAGACCGCGCCCGGGCGCAAGCCCGTGCCGCTCGCCTTCTGGATCGCCCTCGCGGCCGGCGTCGCGCTGCTCGCCTTCCACTACAGCATCTTCACCTTCGAGCGGCTCGAGATCCTGAAGATGCTGCTCACGTCGTTCTTCCCGCTCACCGCGCTCATCCTCGCGGTGCTCGGGTCGATCATCTTCGGGTGGGCCACGCCGACCGAGGCGGCCGCGCTCGGCGCGGCGGGGGCGATGCTGCTCACCGGCGCGTACCGTCAGTTCAAGTGGAGCGTGCTCAAGGAGTCGGTCTTCCTGACGGCGAAGACGACCGCCATGGTGTGCTGGCTGTTCGTCGGCTCCTCGATCTTCTCGGCCGCGTTCGCGCTCCTCGGCGGCCAGGCGATCATCGAGCACTGGGTGCTCGGCCTGAACCTGACGCCCCTCCAGTTCATGCTCCTCGCGCAGGCCATCATCTTCCTGCTCGGCTGGCCGCTGGAGTGGACGGAGATCATCGTCATCTTCATGCCGATCTTCATCCCGCTGCTGGGCCACTTCAACATCGACCCGCTCTTCTTCGGCCTGCTCGTGGCGCTGAACCTGCAGACCGCCTTCCTCTCCCCGCCGGTCGCGATGGCGGCGTTCTACCTGAAGGGCGTCGCGCCGAAGCACGTGACGCTCAACCAGATCTTCGCCGGCATGATGCCGTTCATGGCGATCCAGGTGTTCGCCGTGCTGATCCTGTACCTCTTCCCGGCGATCGGGCTGTGGCTCCCGCAGGTGCTCTATCGATGA
- a CDS encoding FAD-linked oxidase C-terminal domain-containing protein — protein MTATVHGETVRRDGRASPRVARRLAEIVGARNVITDPAELLVYEADGLTHGRVRPDLVVLPGSTAEVVAVVRVAREAGVPLVPRGAGTGLSGGARPVPGCAVLSLTRMRRILEVDLANGWARVEPGVINLDVTRAVATDGFYYAPDPSSQSVCSIGGNVAENSGGAHCLKYGFTTNHVLAARVVLSDGEVVDLGGPAADAPGYDLLAALVGSEGMLGVVTEITVRLLRKPETTRTFFATFPSTDEAGAAVSGIIAAGILPAAIEMMDRLAIVAAKAATGLDWPDVGAALLMDADGPRAEVEHVSARAIEIARGAGALEIRVPRDEAERQLMWKGRKSAFAAVGRISPSYLVEDGVIPRSEIARVLRDIGRLADAAGLRVANVFHAGDGNLHPLVLYDARVPGEEERAARLGGEILRLCIRYGGSITGEHGVGAEKAAYMAEQFGPDDLDTMQRVRCAFDGAALMNPGKVFPTPRLCGEKPGPYRPHPAEAAGLAERW, from the coding sequence ATGACCGCCACGGTGCATGGGGAGACTGTTCGGCGCGACGGCCGCGCCTCGCCGCGCGTCGCCCGGCGGCTCGCGGAGATCGTCGGCGCGCGCAACGTGATCACCGACCCCGCGGAGCTGCTCGTCTACGAGGCGGACGGGCTCACCCATGGGCGCGTCCGGCCGGACCTCGTGGTGCTGCCCGGCTCGACCGCGGAGGTGGTGGCGGTGGTGCGCGTGGCGCGCGAGGCGGGCGTCCCGCTCGTCCCGCGGGGCGCCGGCACCGGCCTCTCGGGCGGGGCGCGGCCGGTGCCCGGCTGCGCGGTGCTCTCGCTCACGCGGATGCGGCGCATCCTGGAGGTGGATCTCGCGAACGGCTGGGCGCGGGTGGAGCCGGGGGTGATCAACCTCGACGTCACGCGCGCGGTGGCGACCGACGGCTTCTACTACGCGCCCGATCCGTCGTCGCAGAGCGTCTGCTCCATCGGCGGCAACGTCGCGGAGAACTCGGGCGGCGCCCACTGCCTCAAGTACGGGTTCACCACGAACCACGTCCTCGCCGCGCGCGTGGTGCTCTCGGACGGCGAGGTCGTGGACCTTGGCGGGCCCGCCGCGGACGCGCCGGGCTACGACCTGCTCGCCGCGCTCGTGGGGAGCGAGGGGATGCTGGGGGTGGTGACCGAGATCACGGTGCGCCTCCTGCGCAAGCCCGAGACGACGCGGACCTTCTTCGCCACCTTCCCGTCCACCGACGAGGCGGGCGCGGCCGTCTCGGGGATCATCGCGGCCGGGATCCTGCCCGCGGCCATCGAGATGATGGATCGCCTCGCCATCGTCGCCGCGAAGGCGGCGACCGGCCTCGACTGGCCGGACGTGGGCGCGGCGCTCCTCATGGACGCCGACGGCCCCCGCGCGGAGGTCGAGCACGTCTCCGCCCGAGCCATCGAGATCGCGCGCGGGGCGGGCGCGCTCGAGATCCGCGTGCCCCGCGACGAGGCCGAGCGGCAGCTCATGTGGAAGGGACGCAAGTCCGCCTTCGCCGCGGTGGGCCGCATCAGCCCGAGCTACCTCGTCGAGGACGGGGTCATCCCGCGCTCCGAGATCGCGCGCGTCCTCCGCGACATCGGCCGGCTCGCCGACGCGGCGGGGCTCAGGGTCGCGAACGTCTTCCACGCCGGCGACGGCAACCTCCACCCGCTCGTGCTGTACGACGCGCGCGTGCCGGGGGAGGAGGAGCGGGCGGCGCGTCTCGGCGGCGAGATCCTCCGCCTCTGCATCCGCTACGGGGGCTCCATCACCGGCGAGCACGGCGTGGGCGCGGAGAAGGCCGCGTACATGGCCGAGCAGTTCGGCCCGGACGACCTCGACACCATGCAGCGCGTCCGCTGCGCCTTCGACGGCGCGGCGCTCATGAACCCGGGCAAGGTCTTCCCCACGCCGCGCCTCTGCGGCGAGAAGCCCGGCCCGTACCGCCCCCACCCCGCCGAGGCGGCCGGGCTCGCGGAGCGCTGGTGA
- a CDS encoding FAD-binding oxidoreductase: MSAVHAPADGDAVLGVRPRVALEPGSLEEAAEAMRALARDRAAVVFVGGGTDLELGAPPSRLDAVLRTRRLDRVREHAPSDQIVAVEAGITIAALQRHLQPHGQRLALDPPHPERATVGGVLAASAFGPRRTRFGAVRDLVIGITLVRADGVVARGGGKVVKNVAGFDLPRLLCGSLGSLALVAEVVFRLHPLPEASATVAAGGLSAAQVAALTRAALDARAEPSAVAAIQEGEGFRLAFRFEGFAPGVREQAERVLALDARAERLEGGDEAALWARHDALRAAGDVRAKAAFPPAALEGAVRALAPLAATLGGGALVLYPTLGIAFAGGTLVRDDATGSAVAAARAALRPGNGSLVIAAAPAALRALADPWGDPPPALELMRRLKRELDPDGRLAPGRVAGGI, translated from the coding sequence GTGAGCGCGGTGCACGCGCCGGCGGACGGCGACGCCGTCCTCGGAGTGCGCCCCCGGGTGGCGCTCGAGCCGGGTTCGCTCGAGGAGGCCGCCGAGGCGATGCGCGCCCTCGCCCGCGACCGCGCCGCGGTCGTGTTCGTCGGCGGCGGCACCGACCTGGAGCTGGGCGCCCCGCCCTCGCGGCTGGACGCGGTGCTGCGCACGCGCCGGCTGGATCGGGTCCGCGAGCACGCACCCTCCGATCAGATCGTCGCGGTCGAGGCCGGCATCACCATCGCCGCGCTGCAGCGCCACCTGCAGCCGCACGGGCAGCGGCTCGCGCTCGACCCGCCTCACCCGGAGCGCGCGACGGTGGGCGGGGTGCTCGCCGCGAGCGCGTTCGGACCGCGGCGGACGCGCTTCGGCGCCGTGCGCGACCTCGTCATCGGGATCACCCTGGTGCGCGCGGACGGCGTCGTCGCGCGCGGCGGCGGCAAGGTCGTGAAGAACGTGGCGGGGTTCGACCTGCCGCGCCTCCTCTGCGGCTCGCTCGGCTCGCTCGCGCTCGTCGCCGAGGTGGTGTTCCGGCTGCACCCCCTGCCCGAGGCCTCGGCCACCGTCGCCGCGGGGGGGCTGTCGGCCGCGCAGGTCGCCGCGCTCACCCGCGCCGCCCTCGACGCGCGGGCGGAGCCGTCCGCCGTCGCGGCGATCCAGGAGGGGGAGGGGTTCCGGCTCGCCTTCCGCTTCGAGGGGTTCGCCCCCGGCGTGCGGGAGCAGGCGGAGCGGGTGCTCGCCCTCGACGCGCGCGCCGAGCGGCTGGAGGGCGGCGACGAGGCGGCCCTCTGGGCGAGGCACGACGCGCTCCGCGCGGCGGGAGACGTGCGCGCGAAGGCGGCGTTCCCGCCCGCCGCGCTCGAGGGCGCCGTCCGCGCCCTCGCGCCGCTCGCCGCGACCCTGGGCGGGGGAGCGCTCGTGCTGTACCCGACGCTCGGGATCGCCTTCGCCGGGGGCACGCTCGTCCGCGACGACGCGACCGGCAGCGCGGTCGCCGCGGCGCGTGCAGCGCTGCGGCCGGGCAACGGCTCGCTCGTGATCGCCGCCGCGCCCGCCGCGCTGCGCGCGCTCGCCGACCCGTGGGGCGATCCGCCGCCAGCCCTCGAGCTGATGCGCAGGCTGAAGCGTGAGCTCGATCCGGACGGGCGGCTCGCGCCCGGCCGCGTCGCGGGAGGGATCTGA
- a CDS encoding TRAP transporter small permease subunit codes for MQRLLLTVDKLSTWIGQLFAWLIVVLTVLITWEVLSRKFFDTPHAWAFDAQIMGYGVLFMMAGAYTLAKNGHVRGDVLYGFFPPRVQASIDLLLYVVFFVPGSIAMVFAGWYYAKESWLIREHSTITVDGPPIYPFKAFIPIAGALILLQGVVEIVRCVVALRDGAWPSREEDVEEVDVDKLKEMVHVKDEDIAALDQVVLRKEHEEVKP; via the coding sequence ATGCAGCGCCTCCTCCTCACGGTCGACAAGCTCTCCACCTGGATCGGCCAGCTCTTCGCCTGGCTCATCGTCGTGCTCACCGTGCTCATCACCTGGGAGGTGCTGTCGCGGAAGTTCTTCGACACCCCGCACGCCTGGGCGTTCGACGCGCAGATCATGGGCTACGGCGTCCTCTTCATGATGGCGGGCGCCTACACCCTCGCGAAGAACGGCCACGTGCGGGGCGACGTGCTCTACGGCTTCTTCCCCCCGCGCGTCCAGGCGAGCATCGACCTCCTCCTGTACGTCGTCTTCTTCGTGCCCGGCTCGATCGCGATGGTCTTCGCGGGCTGGTACTACGCGAAGGAGTCCTGGCTCATCCGCGAGCACTCGACCATCACGGTCGACGGGCCGCCCATCTATCCGTTCAAGGCGTTCATCCCCATCGCGGGCGCGCTCATCCTGCTCCAGGGCGTGGTCGAGATCGTCCGCTGCGTCGTCGCCCTCCGGGACGGCGCGTGGCCGTCGCGCGAGGAGGACGTGGAGGAGGTGGACGTCGACAAGCTGAAGGAGATGGTCCACGTCAAGGACGAGGACATCGCCGCGCTCGACCAGGTCGTCCTGCGCAAGGAGCACGAGGAGGTGAAGCCGTGA